In Syntrophomonadaceae bacterium, one DNA window encodes the following:
- a CDS encoding pyrimidine/purine nucleoside phosphorylase, producing MAQFENVTIIKKANVYFDGKVTSRTVLFSDGTKKTLGVMLPGEYEFGTSEKEILEVLGGDVEVLLPGEANWRNFKAGDTFEVPKGAKFGLKVSTLCDYCCSYIKD from the coding sequence ATGGCTCAATTCGAGAATGTAACCATTATTAAAAAAGCGAATGTCTACTTTGACGGTAAGGTTACCAGCCGGACAGTTTTGTTTTCTGATGGGACTAAAAAAACACTGGGAGTGATGCTGCCTGGTGAATATGAATTCGGGACTTCAGAAAAAGAGATTCTGGAAGTTCTGGGCGGGGATGTGGAGGTTCTGCTGCCGGGCGAAGCAAATTGGCGCAACTTTAAAGCAGGGGATACCTTTGAGGTGCCTAAAGGCGCCAAGTTCGGCTTAAAAGTCAGCACATTATGCGACTACTGCTGCTCATACATTAAGGATTAA